A single genomic interval of Campylobacter concisus harbors:
- the pyk gene encoding pyruvate kinase, whose protein sequence is MIKKTKIVATLGPASDNEETMEAMVKAGVNVFRLNFSHGTHEYHKSNIDKIRNIEKKLNKRIGILQDICGPKIRVGKLSEPFYLKAGDELSIYAEDIVGEKVEKGIYKVSLNQPQILPMLKVGEYVYLYDGSIRAKVISEGKEIVKTIIENDGILNSNKGVNFPNTALGIEIITPKDKEDMKFGAKHGVNFVAISFVQDANDVIKAKNILKEFGSRAAVLSKIEKFDAVENIDDIIAKSDGIMVARGDLGIEVPFYKVPTIQKLIIKKANAASKPVITATQMMLSMAEHETATRAEISDVANAVLDGTDAVMLSEESAIGKNPVAVVEAMSKTIIQTQSIYPYNKFDEFDFFDETDMVASSAASLAVRIKADALISITGSGKSAIKLARNRTNIDIIAVAHDEQTAHMLTLAWGVTPALVLEKTKLSSLLANVMKKAYEEGYVEHDKTYLVTAGHPTGVEGSTNLIRIIRRDQLDYYLELATE, encoded by the coding sequence ATGATAAAAAAGACGAAAATCGTAGCTACTTTGGGGCCAGCAAGTGATAATGAAGAGACAATGGAGGCGATGGTAAAAGCAGGTGTTAATGTCTTTCGTTTAAATTTTAGCCATGGGACACACGAATACCATAAATCAAACATTGACAAGATAAGAAATATCGAAAAAAAGCTAAATAAAAGAATAGGAATTTTACAAGATATCTGCGGCCCAAAGATCAGAGTTGGTAAGCTTAGTGAGCCATTTTATCTAAAAGCCGGCGATGAACTAAGCATTTACGCAGAGGATATCGTTGGTGAAAAAGTAGAAAAAGGAATTTATAAAGTAAGTCTAAATCAGCCTCAAATTTTGCCAATGCTAAAGGTTGGCGAGTATGTCTATCTCTATGATGGCTCTATAAGAGCAAAGGTCATTAGTGAAGGTAAAGAAATAGTAAAAACTATCATTGAAAATGATGGAATTTTAAACTCAAACAAAGGCGTAAATTTCCCAAATACAGCCCTTGGCATAGAGATCATCACACCAAAAGATAAAGAAGATATGAAATTTGGCGCAAAGCATGGCGTAAATTTTGTCGCCATTAGCTTCGTACAAGATGCAAATGACGTAATAAAGGCAAAAAATATCTTAAAAGAATTTGGCTCAAGAGCTGCCGTTTTATCTAAGATCGAGAAATTTGACGCGGTTGAAAATATAGACGACATCATTGCAAAGAGTGATGGTATCATGGTAGCTCGTGGCGATCTTGGCATAGAAGTGCCATTTTATAAGGTTCCAACTATCCAAAAGCTCATCATCAAAAAAGCAAATGCAGCCAGCAAGCCAGTCATCACAGCAACTCAAATGATGCTAAGCATGGCAGAGCATGAAACTGCCACAAGAGCGGAGATCAGCGACGTAGCAAATGCTGTATTAGACGGCACTGATGCTGTTATGCTAAGTGAAGAGAGTGCGATCGGTAAAAACCCAGTCGCGGTCGTAGAGGCGATGAGTAAAACGATCATCCAAACTCAAAGCATCTATCCATATAATAAATTTGATGAGTTTGATTTTTTTGACGAGACTGATATGGTGGCAAGTAGCGCCGCATCTCTTGCTGTTCGCATAAAAGCAGATGCATTAATCTCAATCACTGGCTCAGGAAAATCGGCTATAAAATTAGCTAGAAACCGCACAAACATTGACATCATTGCAGTCGCTCACGATGAGCAAACAGCTCACATGCTTACCCTTGCTTGGGGTGTTACGCCAGCGCTTGTACTAGAAAAAACAAAGCTTAGCTCACTTTTAGCAAATGTCATGAAAAAGGCGTATGAAGAGGGATATGTTGAACACGACAAGACTTATCTTGTCACAGCCGGTCACCCTACGGGTGTTGAGGGTAGCACGAACCTTATACGTATTATCAGACGCGATCAGCTTGATTATTATCTAGAGCTTGCAACTGAGTAA
- the dnaJ gene encoding molecular chaperone DnaJ gives MEFDYYEILEISRNASGDEIKKAFRRLALKYHPDRNSGDKEAELKFKQINEAYQVLSDEQKRSIYDRYGKEGLEGRFGSGGGFSADFDLSDIFDSFFGGGFASSSRQRKRYSEKYSADLEIPINLEFNEAIFGCEKEIKFDQKVPCPTCNATGSKDGKSKTCQHCGGSGRITRGNGFMNIVQECPYCHGSGEVISEPCPDCNAKAYKTQQQTVKITIPEGVDSGMRMRVAGKGNIGTNGVQGDLYVSINVKEDKHFIRHNDDVYLEIPVFFTQAILGESIKIPTLRGEAELKLPVGAKDKQQFIFENEGIKGVNSRKKGRLVAQISIQTPEKLSDEQKELLNKLQASFGIESGKSNTDESVFDKIKSWFKGDEPKGKKKK, from the coding sequence GTGGAATTTGACTATTACGAAATCCTTGAAATTTCAAGAAATGCAAGCGGAGATGAGATCAAAAAAGCCTTTAGAAGACTTGCTTTAAAATATCACCCAGATAGAAATTCTGGCGACAAAGAGGCTGAACTAAAATTTAAACAAATAAATGAAGCTTATCAAGTTTTAAGTGACGAGCAAAAACGCTCTATCTACGACAGATACGGCAAAGAAGGCCTTGAAGGTCGATTTGGTAGCGGTGGCGGATTTAGTGCCGATTTTGATCTTTCAGATATTTTTGACTCATTTTTTGGTGGCGGTTTTGCAAGTAGTTCTAGACAGAGAAAAAGATACTCCGAAAAATACTCAGCCGATCTTGAAATTCCTATAAATTTGGAGTTTAACGAAGCTATTTTTGGTTGTGAAAAAGAGATAAAATTTGATCAAAAAGTACCTTGCCCAACATGCAATGCGACTGGCAGTAAAGATGGCAAGAGCAAGACTTGCCAGCACTGTGGCGGAAGTGGCAGGATAACACGCGGAAATGGCTTTATGAATATCGTCCAAGAATGTCCATATTGTCACGGAAGTGGTGAAGTAATAAGTGAGCCTTGCCCTGATTGTAACGCAAAAGCTTACAAAACCCAACAACAAACTGTAAAGATTACCATCCCTGAAGGCGTTGATAGCGGCATGAGAATGAGAGTAGCTGGCAAAGGCAATATCGGTACGAACGGCGTTCAAGGCGATCTTTATGTAAGCATAAACGTAAAAGAAGATAAGCATTTCATTCGCCACAACGACGATGTTTATCTAGAAATTCCTGTCTTTTTCACGCAAGCTATACTTGGCGAAAGCATAAAAATTCCAACTCTTCGAGGAGAAGCTGAGCTAAAACTTCCAGTTGGTGCAAAGGACAAGCAGCAATTTATATTTGAAAACGAGGGCATTAAAGGTGTAAATTCGCGCAAAAAAGGTAGGCTCGTAGCGCAAATTTCTATTCAAACGCCTGAAAAACTAAGCGATGAGCAAAAAGAGCTTTTAAATAAGCTTCAAGCTAGCTTTGGCATAGAATCAGGTAAATCAAATACTGATGAAAGCGTCTTTGATAAGATAAAAAGCTGGTTTAAAGGCGATGAGCCAAAAGGCAAAAAGAAAAAATAA
- a CDS encoding response regulator transcription factor produces MVNVLMIEDDPEFAQILSEYLDSFNIKVTNFEDPYLGLSAGIKNYDLLILDLTLPGIDGLEVCKEIRQKYDIPIIISSARSDISDKVVGLQLGADDYLPKPYDPKEMYARITSLIRRYKKTNEVQEEVVDSAFRIDDKRHEIYFNNEPLALTPAEYEILTYLIKQHSFSVSREQLVYNCKSLKDKDSKSLDVIIGRLRSKIGDSSKAPKHIFSVRGIGYKLIG; encoded by the coding sequence ATGGTTAATGTTTTAATGATAGAAGACGATCCAGAATTTGCACAAATTTTATCTGAATATCTTGATAGTTTTAATATAAAAGTTACGAATTTTGAAGATCCATATTTAGGACTTAGTGCTGGGATAAAAAACTATGATTTGTTAATACTTGATCTTACTTTGCCGGGTATTGATGGGCTTGAGGTTTGTAAAGAAATTCGCCAAAAATACGACATTCCTATTATTATAAGTTCAGCTAGAAGCGATATTAGCGACAAGGTCGTTGGGCTTCAGCTAGGAGCAGATGATTATTTGCCAAAACCATACGATCCAAAAGAGATGTATGCTCGTATCACAAGTCTTATAAGAAGATACAAAAAGACAAATGAAGTACAAGAAGAGGTCGTTGATAGCGCATTTAGGATAGATGATAAACGCCACGAAATTTACTTTAACAATGAGCCATTAGCTCTTACTCCAGCTGAGTATGAAATTTTAACTTATCTCATTAAGCAACACAGCTTTTCAGTATCACGTGAACAGCTAGTTTATAACTGCAAAAGCCTAAAAGATAAAGATTCAAAGAGCTTAGATGTTATTATTGGACGCCTTAGATCAAAAATCGGTGATAGCTCAAAAGCCCCAAAACATATATTTTCAGTAAGAGGCATAGGATATAAGCTTATCGGATGA
- a CDS encoding ArsS family sensor histidine kinase, whose protein sequence is MKYSITTKITIIFAIAFSLMCLLFVTFANIQQESALEKLKDRQISAMNYLVALYERGNPPRDLEHYFKNFYLEYVGNKNLATSIATNGTVVFTQHTPLGVVQSVNYKGDLYLLIKNPSFQLLLESNDARHVNDPLWVAFLIVSALLISLYVSVLRSLSPLRRLSKDIRKFASGNMEMAMTARLNENEQDEIGQVAVEFDNAVCKIRELIRSRQLFLRAIMHELKTPIGKGRIVSEMVANETQKMRLINVFERLEMLINEFSKVEQLLSKSYALNYQECHFSLILEQVQDMLMLDKFEERVSCDIRDDVILRVDFQLFSLAIKNLIDNALKYAEDKKAILICDSEFIAVKNLGKKLNHPIDYYKQAFVRGDKVSAGSGMGLGLYIIEQICQMQKFELVYDYEDGYHVFKILLKAKAKRA, encoded by the coding sequence ATGAAATATTCCATAACTACGAAGATAACTATTATCTTTGCCATAGCTTTCTCGCTGATGTGCTTGCTCTTTGTAACTTTTGCAAACATTCAGCAAGAAAGCGCTTTAGAAAAGCTAAAAGATAGACAAATAAGTGCGATGAACTATCTTGTCGCACTCTATGAACGCGGAAATCCCCCAAGAGATTTAGAACATTATTTTAAAAATTTTTACTTAGAGTATGTTGGAAATAAAAATTTAGCCACTTCAATAGCTACAAATGGAACTGTTGTTTTTACGCAGCACACACCTCTTGGAGTGGTGCAATCGGTTAATTATAAAGGCGATTTGTATTTGCTTATTAAAAACCCGTCTTTTCAGCTGCTTCTTGAAAGTAATGATGCAAGACACGTAAATGATCCGCTTTGGGTTGCATTTTTGATAGTTTCAGCCCTTCTCATCTCACTTTATGTTTCAGTTCTTAGAAGTCTTTCGCCACTTAGAAGGCTTAGTAAAGATATCAGAAAATTTGCCAGCGGAAATATGGAAATGGCGATGACGGCTAGGCTAAATGAAAATGAGCAAGACGAGATCGGACAAGTCGCTGTTGAGTTTGATAACGCTGTTTGCAAGATTAGAGAGCTCATCCGCTCAAGGCAGCTATTTTTACGTGCGATTATGCATGAGCTAAAGACTCCTATTGGCAAGGGCAGGATCGTCTCTGAAATGGTCGCAAATGAGACCCAAAAGATGAGGCTCATAAACGTTTTTGAGCGACTTGAGATGCTGATAAATGAATTTAGCAAGGTCGAACAGCTCCTTTCTAAAAGCTACGCACTAAACTACCAAGAGTGCCATTTTTCGCTTATTTTGGAGCAAGTGCAAGATATGCTCATGCTTGATAAATTTGAAGAACGAGTGAGCTGCGACATCAGAGATGACGTCATATTAAGAGTGGATTTTCAGCTTTTTAGTTTGGCGATTAAAAATTTGATAGACAATGCCCTAAAATACGCAGAGGACAAAAAGGCCATCTTGATCTGCGATAGCGAATTTATAGCGGTTAAAAATTTAGGCAAAAAGCTAAATCATCCGATTGACTACTACAAACAAGCCTTTGTTAGAGGCGATAAGGTAAGTGCGGGAAGTGGTATGGGGCTTGGACTTTATATTATCGAGCAAATTTGTCAGATGCAAAAATTTGAGCTAGTTTATGACTACGAAGACGGCTATCACGTCTTTAAAATTTTACTTAAAGCAAAGGCAAAACGCGCATGA
- the recR gene encoding recombination mediator RecR, which translates to MKRGLEKFNELTESFAKLPGVGKKSAARFAYFVCMQDSFAGLRLAQNIEDAVRFIKRCERCGGLSENEICDICSDESRDSEVILLVESPKDILVFEQNGIYNGLYFVLDEIDEDTIERLRSAIKQNGSKEVVFAFTPGLNSDALMLYVEDKLGMSEISFSKIAQGVPTGVNLENVDMLSLLKAYESRTKA; encoded by the coding sequence ATGAAAAGAGGCTTAGAAAAATTTAACGAGCTAACCGAGTCTTTTGCTAAGCTGCCAGGTGTCGGTAAAAAATCAGCCGCAAGGTTTGCCTACTTTGTCTGCATGCAAGATAGCTTTGCAGGGCTAAGGCTCGCTCAAAATATCGAAGACGCAGTGAGGTTTATCAAACGTTGTGAGCGTTGTGGTGGGCTAAGTGAAAATGAAATTTGCGACATTTGCAGTGACGAGAGTAGGGACAGTGAGGTCATCTTGCTGGTTGAGAGCCCAAAAGATATCTTAGTTTTTGAGCAAAATGGCATTTATAACGGCCTTTACTTCGTGCTTGACGAGATTGACGAGGATACCATAGAGAGGCTGCGAAGCGCGATCAAACAAAATGGCTCAAAAGAGGTTGTTTTTGCCTTTACGCCAGGGTTAAATTCTGACGCGCTTATGCTTTACGTCGAGGATAAGCTTGGTATGAGTGAAATTTCATTTAGCAAGATCGCCCAGGGCGTGCCAACTGGTGTAAATTTAGAAAACGTTGACATGCTTTCACTTTTAAAAGCCTACGAAAGCCGTACAAAAGCCTAA
- the trpD gene encoding anthranilate phosphoribosyltransferase, whose translation MILLIDNYDSFVFNVEQYVKELTDEEVRCVRNDKITLDEIKKLNPSKIILSPGPKHPKDSGICLEILKADLGVPVLGICLGHQAIGLSFGAKIKRLNDPLHGKTSFIDVKNKEPLFAGLPERFEVMRYHSLYVDELPASLSADAVSDDGVVMALSVKDKPIFGIQFHPESYFTQYGKKIVENFVNYKAKEEVKEPKIRSLKPYLIKLQENIPLDDSDFEQICEIIASKEYEIVQLSALLVLISEKSLYPKSLAALAKNILKYSQTYRDDTPMIDLCGTGGDGFKTINISTTVAFILASLGIKVAKHGNKAVSSKSGSSDVLEILGVKSEKSLAKQRENLASKNLAFFHAPFFHPLVGEVREVRQRLGIRTVFNVLGPLLNPNLNLTNQLVGVYHKPVLKLYAQTLKILGRKHALVVRGDDGLDEITLCSETSVVELKNGEIFEYSITPEQFGFKRALHSDIEGGTPEENAKTLIRTLKGEEQGAKFDIVVFNAMFALYAADGAKSPDEAKKMVLEAINSGKAYKFYEEFIKAWANGAS comes from the coding sequence TTGATTTTACTCATAGATAATTACGATAGTTTTGTTTTTAATGTTGAGCAATATGTAAAAGAGCTTACAGATGAAGAGGTTAGATGCGTTAGAAATGACAAGATCACGCTTGACGAGATCAAAAAACTAAACCCAAGCAAGATTATTTTAAGCCCAGGGCCAAAGCACCCAAAAGATAGCGGAATTTGTTTAGAAATTCTAAAAGCCGACCTTGGCGTGCCGGTGCTTGGAATTTGCCTTGGACATCAAGCTATAGGGCTTAGTTTTGGCGCAAAGATAAAAAGACTAAATGACCCACTACACGGCAAAACCTCGTTTATTGACGTGAAAAATAAAGAGCCGCTCTTTGCAGGATTGCCTGAACGCTTTGAGGTTATGCGCTACCATTCGCTTTATGTCGATGAGCTCCCAGCTAGCTTAAGCGCTGATGCAGTGAGTGATGATGGCGTAGTTATGGCGCTTAGCGTAAAAGATAAGCCGATATTTGGTATCCAGTTTCACCCAGAGAGCTACTTTACACAATACGGCAAAAAGATCGTTGAAAATTTTGTAAATTATAAGGCAAAAGAAGAGGTAAAAGAGCCAAAAATTCGCTCACTTAAGCCATATCTTATCAAGCTTCAAGAAAATATCCCGCTTGATGATAGCGACTTTGAGCAAATTTGCGAGATAATAGCCAGCAAAGAGTACGAGATCGTGCAGCTTTCAGCCCTTTTGGTGCTCATTAGCGAAAAGAGTCTCTATCCAAAAAGCCTCGCTGCGCTTGCAAAAAATATCCTAAAATACTCGCAAACTTACCGTGATGACACGCCTATGATCGATCTTTGTGGCACTGGAGGCGATGGCTTTAAGACGATAAATATCTCAACAACTGTGGCATTTATCCTCGCAAGTCTTGGCATAAAGGTCGCAAAGCACGGCAACAAGGCAGTTTCAAGCAAGTCAGGTAGCTCTGATGTGCTTGAAATTTTAGGCGTAAAAAGTGAAAAATCGCTGGCAAAACAGCGTGAAAATTTAGCTAGTAAAAATTTAGCCTTTTTCCACGCGCCATTTTTCCACCCGCTAGTTGGTGAGGTGAGAGAGGTGCGCCAAAGACTTGGCATAAGAACCGTCTTTAACGTGCTTGGACCGCTTTTAAATCCAAATTTAAACCTTACAAATCAGCTAGTTGGTGTCTATCACAAGCCAGTGCTAAAGCTCTACGCCCAGACGCTTAAGATCCTTGGCAGAAAGCACGCTCTAGTCGTTCGAGGTGATGATGGATTAGACGAGATCACGCTTTGTAGCGAAACAAGCGTTGTTGAGCTAAAAAATGGAGAAATTTTTGAGTACAGTATCACGCCAGAGCAGTTTGGCTTTAAAAGAGCGCTTCACAGCGATATCGAGGGTGGCACGCCTGAAGAAAACGCCAAAACCTTGATCCGCACGCTAAAAGGCGAGGAGCAGGGGGCGAAATTCGACATCGTGGTTTTTAATGCGATGTTTGCACTCTACGCAGCTGATGGCGCAAAGAGCCCAGACGAGGCCAAAAAAATGGTGCTTGAGGCTATAAATTCAGGCAAGGCGTATAAATTTTATGAAGAGTTTATAAAGGCTTGGGCTAATGGCGCTAGTTAA
- a CDS encoding phosphoribosylanthranilate isomerase, translating to MALVKICGIKTLDEASAVCALDVDFIGLIFAKSKRRVELNLARQIAKSAHSKGKKVVGVFADQSDCEIMEICQFAGLDVAQVHGLVSENLEANLKDMELEIWQVFSVKDSLPEVDFKHFDMVLFDCKGENAGGNGTSFEWEILKEVKFKFGMAGGIGEHNIKEALKFKPALVDINSKVEDENGIKDAQKVERILKIIGEVEDEQ from the coding sequence ATGGCGCTAGTTAAAATTTGTGGCATCAAAACGCTAGATGAGGCAAGTGCGGTTTGTGCTTTGGATGTTGATTTTATCGGGCTGATATTTGCTAAAAGTAAAAGAAGAGTTGAGCTAAATTTAGCTAGGCAGATAGCCAAATCTGCTCACAGCAAGGGCAAAAAAGTAGTTGGCGTTTTTGCTGATCAAAGTGATTGCGAGATAATGGAAATTTGCCAGTTTGCTGGCCTTGACGTGGCTCAGGTGCATGGATTGGTGAGTGAAAATTTAGAGGCAAATTTAAAAGATATGGAGCTTGAGATTTGGCAGGTTTTTAGTGTGAAAGATAGCTTGCCAGAGGTTGATTTTAAGCATTTTGACATGGTGCTTTTTGACTGCAAGGGCGAAAATGCTGGTGGAAATGGCACTAGCTTTGAGTGGGAAATTTTAAAAGAGGTTAAGTTTAAATTTGGCATGGCTGGGGGCATAGGCGAGCACAATATAAAAGAGGCGCTGAAATTTAAGCCAGCTCTAGTCGATATCAACTCAAAAGTCGAGGACGAAAACGGCATAAAAGATGCGCAAAAGGTAGAGAGAATTTTAAAGATCATAGGTGAGGTAGAAGATGAACAGTAA
- the trpB gene encoding tryptophan synthase subunit beta, producing the protein MNSKAYFGKFGGQFVPETVMFALDELENAYESIAKTKEFKDELDDLLKNYVGRPSPLFFAKRLSEHYGHEIYLKREDLNHTGAHKINNALAQALLAKKMGKKKILAETGAGQHGVATATAAALLGLECDVYMGATDVARQQLNAFRMQLLGAKVVSVEDGLKTLKEATTAAIQAWVNEIESAFYVIGSAVGPHPYPKIVRDFQSIIGTEAKAQLADYGKKADYVIACVGGGSNAIGIFSAFLDDESVNLVGIEAGGLGIETPYHAATLSKGKTGIIHGMKTTVLQDEYGMISPVHSISAGLDYPGIGPEHAHLNDIKRVKYEAVTDDECINALYFLSKMEGIIPAIESAHALAYLEKLCPKLDKKSVIVVNVSGRGDKDINTVIGYEKGKIYG; encoded by the coding sequence ATGAACAGTAAAGCATATTTTGGAAAATTTGGCGGGCAGTTCGTGCCTGAGACGGTGATGTTTGCCCTTGATGAGCTAGAAAATGCTTATGAGAGCATCGCAAAGACAAAAGAGTTTAAAGATGAGCTTGATGATCTTTTGAAAAACTACGTTGGCAGGCCTAGTCCGCTCTTTTTTGCAAAGCGCCTAAGCGAGCACTACGGACATGAAATTTACCTAAAAAGAGAGGATCTAAACCACACGGGTGCGCATAAGATAAATAATGCCCTAGCTCAAGCGCTACTTGCTAAAAAAATGGGTAAAAAGAAAATTTTAGCTGAGACTGGAGCTGGTCAGCACGGTGTGGCAACAGCGACTGCAGCAGCACTTTTGGGCCTAGAGTGTGACGTCTATATGGGCGCAACAGACGTGGCTAGACAGCAGCTAAATGCCTTTCGTATGCAGCTTCTTGGCGCAAAAGTGGTGAGCGTAGAAGACGGCTTAAAAACGTTAAAAGAGGCGACTACGGCGGCTATTCAAGCGTGGGTAAATGAGATAGAGAGCGCATTTTACGTCATTGGCTCAGCCGTTGGTCCGCACCCATATCCAAAGATCGTGCGTGACTTCCAAAGCATCATCGGCACAGAGGCCAAAGCTCAGCTTGCAGATTACGGCAAAAAGGCCGACTACGTCATCGCCTGCGTTGGCGGCGGCAGTAATGCTATTGGCATTTTTAGCGCATTTTTGGACGATGAGAGCGTAAATTTAGTAGGTATAGAAGCTGGCGGCCTTGGCATAGAGACGCCTTATCACGCAGCTACACTTAGCAAAGGCAAAACCGGCATCATCCACGGCATGAAAACGACGGTCTTGCAAGATGAGTACGGCATGATATCGCCAGTGCATAGTATCTCAGCAGGCTTAGACTACCCAGGCATCGGTCCAGAGCACGCCCATCTAAACGACATCAAAAGGGTAAAATACGAAGCCGTGACCGATGATGAGTGCATAAATGCTTTGTATTTTCTAAGCAAGATGGAGGGCATCATCCCAGCCATCGAGAGCGCGCATGCGCTGGCGTATCTGGAGAAGCTTTGCCCAAAACTTGATAAAAAAAGCGTCATCGTCGTAAATGTCTCAGGCAGGGGCGATAAGGACATAAACACAGTTATCGGCTACGAAAAAGGAAAAATTTATGGATAA
- the trpA gene encoding tryptophan synthase subunit alpha: protein MDKIKSAFSGKKVNIGYIVAGYPSLEKTKEFLENLDESTLDLVEIGIPYSDPLADGKLIAQASFETVQNGVNTDIVFDMLEGCKAKVTKPLVFLVYFNIIFAYGVDKFLKRSVEAGVSGFIVPDLPCEECEEFALKCKELNLSLIPLISVTSGSRADGILKFGSGFIYALGAIGVSGSKRADEDRIKNLVLELKKKSDLPVAVGFGIKNKDDVNEVKKYADGAIIGTQIVKLCAEFSGKKLVKEIDKLF from the coding sequence ATGGATAAGATAAAAAGTGCATTTAGTGGCAAAAAAGTAAACATCGGCTACATCGTGGCTGGATATCCAAGCCTAGAAAAAACGAAGGAATTTTTAGAAAATTTAGATGAGAGTACGCTTGATCTAGTTGAGATTGGCATCCCTTACTCTGATCCGCTGGCTGATGGTAAGCTCATAGCGCAAGCTAGCTTTGAGACGGTGCAAAATGGCGTAAATACGGATATTGTCTTTGATATGCTTGAGGGTTGCAAGGCAAAAGTGACAAAACCACTCGTTTTTCTGGTCTATTTTAATATCATCTTTGCTTATGGCGTTGATAAATTTCTAAAAAGATCAGTTGAGGCTGGAGTTAGTGGCTTTATAGTGCCGGATCTGCCTTGTGAGGAGTGCGAGGAGTTTGCCCTAAAGTGCAAGGAGCTAAATTTAAGCCTGATACCACTTATCAGTGTCACATCTGGTAGTAGAGCGGATGGAATTTTAAAATTTGGCTCAGGATTTATTTATGCTCTTGGTGCGATCGGCGTTAGTGGTTCAAAAAGGGCTGATGAAGATAGGATAAAAAATTTGGTCCTAGAGCTTAAGAAAAAGAGTGATCTGCCAGTGGCTGTGGGCTTTGGTATCAAAAACAAAGATGATGTTAATGAAGTAAAAAAATATGCTGACGGAGCGATAATAGGTACGCAAATAGTTAAGCTTTGTGCCGAATTTAGCGGTAAAAAGCTAGTAAAAGAGATAGATAAACTCTTTTAA
- a CDS encoding chemotaxis protein CheX has product MRKVIDEATSYLCKDTLGLDLEFGKSLGKGFYGASIPVYKGKSEYHFYLFFKKDTLKIFMNAFFGHEDVDGGDLDDLCKEIANQIIGKAKNLLNEKEPNAYKLGTPEFLGEVENFGIKLKEKFVYKIKNRTFQIGYDIQ; this is encoded by the coding sequence ATGAGAAAAGTTATAGATGAAGCTACAAGCTATCTTTGCAAGGACACTTTAGGGCTAGATTTAGAGTTTGGTAAGAGTCTAGGCAAAGGATTTTACGGAGCTAGCATACCAGTCTATAAGGGCAAAAGCGAGTATCATTTTTACCTATTTTTTAAAAAAGATACTTTGAAAATTTTTATGAATGCCTTTTTTGGTCACGAAGATGTTGATGGTGGCGATCTGGACGATCTTTGCAAAGAGATAGCAAATCAGATCATTGGCAAAGCTAAAAATTTACTAAATGAAAAAGAGCCAAATGCTTATAAGCTTGGAACGCCTGAATTTTTAGGTGAAGTTGAAAATTTTGGCATCAAACTAAAAGAGAAATTTGTATATAAAATAAAAAATAGAACATTTCAAATAGGCTACGACATACAATGA
- the fliN gene encoding flagellar motor switch protein FliN, with the protein MNDESAIETLEQLGLFKSYDELMDISVDFIAELGTTTVSINELLKFEAGSVIDLEKPAGESVELYINNRIFGKGEVMVYEKNLAIRINEILDSKSVIQYFKKELL; encoded by the coding sequence ATGAACGACGAGAGTGCGATAGAGACGCTAGAGCAGCTAGGGCTTTTTAAGAGCTATGATGAGCTTATGGATATAAGCGTTGATTTTATAGCTGAGCTAGGAACTACCACGGTTAGTATAAATGAGCTTTTGAAATTTGAAGCTGGCTCGGTCATAGACCTTGAAAAGCCGGCTGGTGAGAGCGTGGAGCTATATATAAATAATAGAATTTTTGGAAAAGGCGAAGTAATGGTTTATGAGAAAAATTTAGCCATCAGGATAAATGAAATTTTGGATTCAAAGTCAGTTATTCAGTACTTCAAAAAAGAACTTTTATGA